In the genome of Cronobacter malonaticus LMG 23826, one region contains:
- a CDS encoding AraC family transcriptional regulator has protein sequence MDSLSQLIALLAPESSVDLHCRFAGRWQSEHAQSPVGHIPWHAILSGSARLVLNGEVIQAQAGDIFLLPHGAPHRLESHRQDGTAARVQRHDNAVVTEVVTEGDDTPLVMLCGEFRTGVSGALLFSGQPALQRIATGMRDDCRSLAALLTMLSDESLSGRPGAAAIVRELSSTLLTLVLRALLADENDAPGMLPLLADKRLAPAVNAVLANPEQPWTLESMAARCFLSRATFARHFASRYPLTPQAWLNQVRMARAARLLEREQDAIGRVAEACGYLTQAAFSKAFKSAWGVTPGQFRQRHSRI, from the coding sequence ATGGACAGCCTCAGCCAGCTCATCGCCCTCCTCGCGCCGGAAAGTTCTGTCGATTTACATTGCCGTTTCGCCGGACGCTGGCAGTCGGAGCATGCGCAAAGCCCGGTCGGGCATATTCCCTGGCACGCCATTCTCTCCGGCAGCGCCAGGCTGGTGCTCAATGGTGAAGTTATACAGGCGCAGGCGGGGGATATTTTTCTGCTGCCCCACGGCGCGCCGCACCGTCTGGAAAGCCATCGGCAGGACGGCACCGCCGCCCGCGTGCAGCGGCACGACAATGCGGTGGTCACGGAAGTGGTGACGGAAGGCGACGATACGCCACTGGTGATGCTGTGCGGTGAGTTTCGCACCGGCGTCAGCGGCGCACTGCTTTTTAGCGGTCAGCCTGCGTTGCAGCGTATCGCGACTGGCATGCGTGATGACTGCCGCTCGCTGGCGGCGCTTCTGACGATGCTGTCGGATGAGAGCCTGAGTGGTCGCCCGGGGGCCGCGGCGATTGTGCGCGAGCTTTCTTCTACACTCCTCACGCTGGTCTTGCGCGCCCTGCTCGCCGATGAGAACGACGCGCCAGGCATGTTGCCATTGCTGGCGGATAAACGGCTGGCACCCGCCGTCAACGCGGTGCTGGCGAACCCGGAACAGCCGTGGACGCTGGAAAGTATGGCGGCGCGCTGTTTTCTCTCCCGCGCTACCTTTGCAAGACACTTTGCCAGCCGTTACCCGCTCACCCCACAGGCCTGGCTGAATCAGGTGCGGATGGCGCGCGCCGCAAGGCTCCTTGAGCGAGAGCAGGACGCTATCGGCCGTGTCGCCGAGGCGTGCGGCTATCTGACCCAGGCGGCATTCAGCAAAGCGTTTAAAAGCGCCTGGGGCGTCACGCCGGGCCAGTTTCGCCAGCGTCATTCCCGCATTTAA
- a CDS encoding arylamine N-acetyltransferase family protein yields MAFRRQDYFSRIGYSGEPRPTLETLTALHKCHTAAIPFENLDVLLGREILLDDDAIFIKLVEAGRGGYCFEQNALFSRALAECGFAVEALAARVLIADPDDMPPRTHRLVQVMIDDAPWIADVGFGGATLCAPIPLAHGAEITGPEGRFRIESRQSEFLLLKEEGDDWHALYRFDQARQYPADYLMANHFIAHWPDSHFRHHLLAALHPPGQTPLKLLNRHLTINGERRTLADDGAVYDCLQKDFGMRFDHPIHGVTREVFCAMMAQLRRDNP; encoded by the coding sequence ATGGCATTCAGACGACAGGACTACTTCTCCCGAATTGGCTACAGCGGCGAGCCACGCCCGACGCTTGAGACGCTGACCGCGCTGCATAAGTGCCACACCGCCGCCATCCCTTTTGAAAATCTCGATGTCCTGTTAGGGCGCGAGATCCTGCTTGATGACGACGCGATTTTCATCAAACTGGTAGAGGCGGGCCGCGGTGGTTACTGTTTTGAGCAAAACGCGCTGTTCTCACGGGCGCTGGCGGAGTGCGGCTTCGCCGTGGAAGCGCTGGCCGCGCGGGTATTAATTGCTGACCCTGACGATATGCCGCCGCGCACGCACCGGCTGGTGCAGGTGATGATTGATGATGCGCCGTGGATAGCCGATGTCGGTTTTGGCGGCGCGACGCTGTGCGCGCCAATCCCCCTTGCGCATGGCGCAGAGATAACCGGCCCCGAAGGGCGCTTTCGTATCGAGAGCCGGCAGAGCGAGTTTTTGCTTTTAAAAGAAGAGGGCGACGACTGGCATGCGCTCTACCGCTTTGACCAGGCGCGCCAGTATCCGGCGGATTACCTGATGGCCAACCACTTTATTGCCCACTGGCCTGATTCGCATTTCCGCCATCACCTGCTGGCGGCGCTGCACCCTCCCGGGCAAACGCCTTTGAAACTGCTGAACCGGCATCTGACCATCAATGGCGAGCGCCGGACGCTTGCCGATGACGGCGCGGTCTATGACTGCCTGCAAAAGGATTTCGGGATGCGCTTTGATCATCCGATACACGGCGTCACCCGCGAGGTGTTTTGCGCGATGATGGCGCAGCTTCGCCGCGATAACCCTTAA
- a CDS encoding ferritin-like domain-containing protein, which produces MTTYEENYHDWLRDAHAMEKQAEQMLESMASRIEHYPDLKSRLEQHLEETRHQQQLINSVIERNNVSTSVVKDTMSKMTAMGQAVGGMFASDEVVKGAISGYVFEQFEIACYTSLIAAAKAVGDEQGVVVFKQILEQEIAMAEWCLNHLPDVTQQFLNRAAAPGVEAKK; this is translated from the coding sequence ATGACGACATATGAAGAAAATTATCATGACTGGCTGCGTGACGCTCATGCGATGGAGAAACAAGCGGAACAGATGCTGGAGTCAATGGCCTCCCGTATTGAGCACTACCCTGACCTAAAATCACGTCTTGAGCAGCATCTGGAAGAGACGCGCCACCAGCAGCAGCTGATTAATTCTGTTATTGAAAGAAATAACGTTTCGACCTCTGTTGTAAAAGACACCATGAGCAAAATGACGGCGATGGGCCAGGCCGTGGGCGGTATGTTCGCCTCTGATGAAGTCGTAAAGGGCGCTATTAGCGGCTACGTCTTCGAGCAGTTTGAAATTGCCTGTTATACCTCGCTGATCGCTGCGGCAAAAGCCGTCGGTGACGAACAAGGTGTCGTGGTATTTAAACAGATCCTTGAACAGGAAATTGCGATGGCGGAATGGTGCCTGAACCATTTACCGGATGTCACTCAGCAGTTCCTCAATCGCGCTGCCGCGCCCGGCGTTGAAGCGAAAAAATAA
- the pptA gene encoding tautomerase PptA: MPHIDVKFFPRDLSDAQQQALADELTQVIVKHLQSKESSVSVALKEVQPEQWKSDVWDTEIAPQLDTLARKPGYEM, encoded by the coding sequence ATGCCGCATATCGATGTTAAATTCTTCCCACGCGATCTCAGCGACGCGCAACAGCAGGCGCTGGCCGACGAACTCACCCAGGTAATCGTGAAACATCTGCAAAGCAAAGAGAGTTCCGTTTCGGTAGCGCTTAAGGAAGTGCAGCCGGAGCAGTGGAAAAGCGACGTATGGGATACGGAGATAGCGCCACAGCTCGACACGCTGGCGCGCAAACCTGGCTACGAGATGTAA
- the nfsB gene encoding oxygen-insensitive NAD(P)H nitroreductase: protein MNLNEIIRTRHTSKAYDNSRKLTAEQQQELLDLLRFSPSSVNSQPWHFFAVTTEEGKAQILPALMDANQVKAKNAAMTVVFTIKEELNEAHLLQLLEKEQQDGRYDSEEARAGNDKGRRFFVGLNSETPEQQREWMTRQAYLALGFLLLGAAAMGLDATPIEGFHPEKMDEVLGLKEKGLRSVVVATIGYRSDADFNAKLPKSRLDQDVVITQL, encoded by the coding sequence ATGAATCTTAATGAGATCATTCGCACTCGCCATACCAGCAAAGCCTACGACAACAGCCGTAAACTGACTGCCGAACAGCAGCAGGAATTGCTGGATCTGCTGCGTTTTAGCCCCTCTTCCGTTAACTCCCAGCCGTGGCACTTCTTTGCCGTGACCACCGAAGAAGGCAAAGCGCAGATCCTGCCAGCGCTGATGGACGCCAACCAGGTAAAAGCGAAAAACGCCGCCATGACGGTGGTGTTCACCATTAAAGAAGAGCTGAACGAAGCGCACCTGCTGCAGCTGCTGGAAAAAGAGCAGCAGGATGGCCGTTACGACAGCGAAGAAGCGCGCGCCGGTAACGATAAAGGCCGCCGCTTTTTTGTTGGCCTGAACAGCGAAACGCCGGAGCAACAGCGCGAGTGGATGACCCGCCAGGCCTATCTGGCGCTCGGTTTCCTTCTGCTGGGCGCGGCCGCGATGGGTCTTGACGCGACGCCTATCGAAGGTTTCCACCCGGAGAAAATGGACGAAGTACTGGGCCTGAAAGAAAAAGGCCTGCGCAGCGTGGTGGTGGCGACCATCGGTTATCGCAGCGATGCCGACTTCAACGCCAAACTGCCGAAATCCCGTCTGGATCAGGATGTGGTGATCACGCAGCTCTGA
- the blaCMA gene encoding CMA family class C beta-lactamase: protein MKSKVSALLMMIVLASHAQAAPVAPPDAVVKPLMARYQIPGMAVAVSVNGETHFWHYGVASKATRKPVDEKTLFEIGSLSKTFTATLASEAQHEGKLDFSAPASQYLPALKGSAFDHVTLLNLATHTAGTPLFVPDAVKNTAQLMAWYRAWQPEKPVGTERVYSNLGIGLLGMITAKALDKPFSEAMEQGLLKDFGMTHTFINVPDAAMDDYAQGYNKDDKPVRVTPGPLDAESYGLKSGSADLLRYLQIQLGEQEVAPRWRQAINATHNGYYRSGEFTQGMMWEYYPWPSPLSRLLEGNSSQRIMKGLAATTIVPPQPAPEAAWYNKTGSTNGFSTYAVFIPEKRIALIMLANKWFPNDDRVKAAYAIIQELDK, encoded by the coding sequence ATGAAAAGCAAAGTCAGTGCGCTGTTAATGATGATAGTTCTTGCGAGCCATGCGCAGGCCGCGCCCGTTGCGCCACCGGATGCGGTCGTTAAGCCGTTGATGGCGCGTTACCAGATCCCGGGCATGGCGGTGGCGGTGTCGGTCAATGGCGAAACGCATTTCTGGCACTACGGCGTGGCGTCAAAAGCGACGCGCAAGCCGGTGGATGAAAAAACGCTTTTCGAAATCGGCTCGCTCAGTAAAACCTTTACCGCGACGCTCGCAAGTGAGGCGCAGCATGAGGGGAAACTGGATTTCAGCGCGCCCGCCAGCCAGTATCTTCCTGCACTGAAAGGCAGCGCGTTCGACCACGTGACGCTGCTGAACCTCGCCACGCACACCGCGGGAACGCCGCTCTTTGTGCCGGATGCGGTGAAAAACACCGCGCAGCTGATGGCCTGGTATCGCGCCTGGCAGCCTGAAAAGCCGGTCGGCACCGAGCGCGTATACTCGAATCTCGGGATCGGGCTGCTCGGGATGATTACCGCGAAGGCGCTCGATAAACCGTTCAGCGAGGCGATGGAGCAGGGGCTGCTTAAGGATTTCGGCATGACGCACACCTTTATCAACGTGCCGGATGCCGCGATGGACGACTACGCCCAGGGCTATAACAAAGACGACAAACCGGTGCGGGTGACGCCCGGCCCGCTGGATGCTGAATCCTATGGGCTGAAATCCGGCAGCGCCGACCTGCTGCGTTATCTGCAAATCCAGCTTGGCGAGCAGGAGGTGGCCCCTCGCTGGCGTCAGGCGATTAACGCCACGCATAACGGCTACTACCGCAGCGGTGAGTTCACACAGGGAATGATGTGGGAATATTATCCGTGGCCATCGCCGCTCTCGCGTCTTCTGGAAGGCAACAGCAGCCAGCGCATCATGAAAGGGCTTGCGGCCACCACTATTGTGCCGCCGCAGCCCGCACCAGAGGCCGCGTGGTATAACAAAACCGGTTCGACCAACGGGTTTTCCACTTACGCGGTGTTTATCCCTGAAAAGCGTATCGCGCTGATTATGCTCGCCAACAAGTGGTTCCCGAATGACGACCGCGTGAAGGCGGCGTATGCGATTATTCAGGAGCTTGATAAGTAA
- the ansP gene encoding L-asparagine permease, whose amino-acid sequence MKTTKQNAAEHRAAKRRWLNSHEEGYHKAMGNRQVQMIAIGGAIGTGLFLGAGARLQAAGPSLALVYLVCGIFSFFILRALGELVLHRPSSGSFVSYAREFLGEKASYVAGWMYFVNWAMTGIVDITAVALYMHYWGAFGDVPQWVFALGALAIVGTMNLIGVKWFAEMEFWFALIKVLAIVVFLIVGVVFLGTGKPLDGNATGFHLITDNGGLFPHGLLPALVLIQGVVFAFASIELVGTAAGECKDPQTMVPKAINSVIWRIGLFYVGSVVLLVLLLPWNAYQAGQSPFVTFFSKLGVPYIGDIMNMVVLTAALSSLNSGLYSTGRILRSMSMGGSAPKFMSKMSKSQVPFAGILVTVCVYIVGVFLNYLVPSQVFEIVLNVASIGIISSWAFIMVCQMRLRKAIKEGKADDVSFKLPGAPFTSWLTLLFLAAVVVLMAFDYPNGTFTVASIPVLAILLIVGWFGVRKRVAEIHSTAPQPHQD is encoded by the coding sequence ATGAAAACAACGAAGCAAAACGCGGCTGAGCATCGCGCCGCGAAACGACGCTGGTTGAACTCTCATGAAGAGGGTTATCACAAAGCGATGGGCAACCGTCAGGTGCAGATGATAGCCATTGGCGGCGCTATCGGCACCGGTCTGTTTTTAGGTGCGGGCGCGCGTCTCCAGGCGGCCGGGCCGTCGCTGGCGCTGGTCTATCTGGTGTGCGGCATCTTCTCTTTCTTCATTCTTCGCGCGCTCGGCGAATTAGTGCTCCACCGCCCGTCGAGCGGCAGTTTTGTCTCTTACGCCCGTGAGTTTCTCGGCGAGAAAGCCTCCTACGTGGCGGGCTGGATGTATTTCGTCAACTGGGCGATGACCGGTATCGTCGATATCACCGCCGTGGCGCTCTATATGCACTACTGGGGCGCGTTCGGCGATGTGCCGCAGTGGGTGTTTGCGCTCGGCGCGCTGGCGATTGTCGGCACCATGAACCTGATTGGCGTGAAATGGTTCGCCGAAATGGAGTTCTGGTTCGCGCTCATTAAAGTGCTGGCTATCGTCGTGTTCCTGATTGTCGGCGTGGTATTTCTCGGCACCGGCAAACCGCTCGACGGCAACGCAACCGGCTTCCATCTGATAACCGATAACGGCGGCCTGTTCCCGCACGGCCTGCTGCCGGCGCTGGTGCTGATTCAGGGCGTGGTCTTCGCCTTTGCGTCTATCGAGCTGGTGGGTACCGCCGCGGGCGAATGTAAAGATCCGCAGACCATGGTGCCGAAGGCGATTAACAGCGTTATCTGGCGTATCGGCCTGTTCTACGTCGGCTCCGTGGTGCTGCTGGTGCTGCTGCTACCGTGGAACGCCTACCAGGCGGGTCAAAGCCCGTTCGTGACCTTCTTCTCTAAGCTTGGCGTGCCCTATATCGGCGACATCATGAATATGGTGGTGCTGACCGCGGCGCTCTCCAGCCTTAACTCGGGCCTCTATTCCACCGGGCGTATTCTGCGCTCGATGTCGATGGGCGGCTCCGCGCCGAAGTTTATGTCGAAGATGAGCAAATCCCAGGTGCCGTTCGCGGGCATCCTGGTGACGGTTTGCGTCTATATTGTCGGCGTCTTCCTGAACTATCTCGTGCCGTCGCAGGTGTTTGAGATTGTCCTGAATGTTGCATCTATCGGCATTATCTCTTCCTGGGCGTTTATCATGGTCTGCCAGATGCGCCTGCGCAAAGCCATCAAAGAAGGCAAAGCGGACGATGTCTCCTTCAAGCTGCCGGGCGCGCCGTTCACCTCCTGGCTGACGCTGCTGTTCCTGGCCGCGGTTGTCGTACTGATGGCGTTCGACTACCCGAACGGCACCTTTACCGTGGCCTCCATTCCGGTGCTCGCTATTCTGCTCATTGTGGGCTGGTTTGGCGTGCGTAAGCGCGTGGCAGAGATCCACAGCACCGCGCCGCAACCGCATCAGGATTAA
- a CDS encoding DUF1176 domain-containing protein, translated as MKPAIRRVLALAPLCVALSAAAVTPKPPYFNHKDWSMVCDNTGTCRVDAYEAGASAVLLKMDDVQGRIGTPGALMKKGNKPESAVPAPIAAPVINAAAVSDAKPTTLTGAALATLLPRLEATKLDGDSCDGLTDETLRNEPVTVTPLSNDKALISATCWRAAYNEGEGYWVIDEALKGKPTLITLIGNDYHNGVITSVQRGRGIGDCMGGANWTWNGETFIQSEDYTTGECRLIRAGGTWEMPTLVTQVIPAK; from the coding sequence ATGAAACCTGCAATCCGCCGCGTGCTGGCCCTGGCGCCGCTCTGTGTGGCGCTCAGCGCCGCCGCCGTCACGCCGAAGCCGCCTTACTTTAATCATAAAGACTGGAGCATGGTCTGCGATAACACCGGCACCTGCCGCGTCGATGCCTACGAGGCCGGTGCCAGCGCCGTACTGCTGAAAATGGATGACGTGCAGGGACGCATCGGCACGCCCGGTGCCCTCATGAAAAAGGGCAATAAGCCGGAAAGCGCGGTGCCTGCGCCGATCGCCGCCCCGGTGATTAACGCCGCCGCCGTTAGCGACGCAAAGCCCACTACGCTTACCGGCGCGGCGCTCGCCACGCTGCTACCGCGTCTTGAAGCCACCAAACTCGACGGCGACAGCTGCGACGGGCTGACGGATGAAACGCTGCGTAACGAGCCGGTGACCGTCACGCCATTAAGCAATGACAAAGCGCTGATCTCGGCGACCTGCTGGCGCGCGGCCTATAACGAAGGCGAAGGCTACTGGGTGATTGACGAGGCGCTGAAAGGCAAGCCAACGCTGATAACGCTTATCGGCAACGATTACCACAATGGCGTTATCACTTCCGTACAGCGCGGGCGCGGCATTGGCGACTGCATGGGCGGCGCAAACTGGACGTGGAATGGTGAAACATTCATTCAGAGTGAAGACTACACCACCGGCGAATGCCGCCTTATCCGCGCTGGCGGCACCTGGGAGATGCCGACGCTGGTCACGCAGGTCATTCCGGCAAAATAA
- a CDS encoding ABC transporter substrate-binding protein has translation MKKITGRAWLGLALMSAAGLSQAEGNISIAQQFGIGYLLLDVVRDQQLIEKEGKKEGLDIKVEWRTLSGATAMNEALLSGALDVASAGVPPLLTLWDRTKGRQNVKAIASLGSMPNYLLSNNPAVKSVRDLTDKDRIAVPAAGVGFQSRTLQIETARLYGNDDYKRFDKLSVSLPHPDASAALVAGKSEITAHFSSPPFQYQALEHSNVHKILSSYDVLGGPATFNVLYATQKFHDDNPKTYRAFYRALSEAAKIINADKKAAAVAYIRTEKSRLPQALVEKIVNDPEIDFTVSPQRTFIYAEKLHELGVLKNKADSWKEYFFNEAWENPGS, from the coding sequence ATGAAAAAAATCACGGGGCGCGCCTGGCTCGGGCTGGCGTTAATGTCGGCTGCCGGACTGTCGCAGGCGGAAGGCAATATCAGTATCGCGCAGCAGTTCGGCATTGGTTATTTACTGCTGGATGTGGTGCGCGACCAGCAGCTTATCGAAAAAGAAGGCAAAAAAGAGGGGCTCGATATTAAGGTGGAGTGGCGCACGCTCTCCGGCGCTACCGCCATGAACGAAGCGCTGCTCTCGGGCGCGCTGGACGTCGCCTCGGCGGGCGTGCCGCCGCTCCTCACGCTTTGGGATCGCACCAAAGGCCGCCAGAACGTCAAAGCCATCGCGTCCCTCGGCTCGATGCCCAATTACCTGCTGAGTAATAACCCGGCGGTCAAAAGCGTTCGCGATCTCACCGATAAAGACCGCATCGCCGTACCCGCGGCGGGCGTGGGCTTTCAGTCCCGCACGCTGCAAATCGAAACCGCCCGGCTTTATGGCAACGACGACTATAAGCGCTTTGATAAACTCAGCGTGAGCCTGCCGCACCCGGACGCCAGCGCGGCGCTTGTCGCCGGGAAGTCTGAAATCACCGCGCATTTCTCCAGCCCGCCGTTTCAGTATCAGGCGCTGGAGCACAGCAACGTGCATAAGATCCTGAGCTCCTACGATGTGCTGGGCGGCCCGGCCACCTTCAACGTGCTCTACGCCACCCAGAAATTCCACGATGACAACCCGAAAACGTACCGCGCGTTTTACCGGGCGTTAAGCGAGGCGGCAAAAATTATCAACGCCGATAAAAAGGCGGCGGCCGTGGCCTATATCCGCACCGAAAAATCGCGTCTGCCGCAAGCGTTAGTCGAAAAAATTGTGAATGACCCGGAAATTGATTTTACCGTCTCACCGCAACGCACTTTTATTTATGCCGAAAAGCTGCATGAGCTTGGCGTATTAAAAAATAAAGCCGACAGCTGGAAAGAGTATTTCTTTAACGAAGCCTGGGAAAACCCCGGCAGTTAA
- a CDS encoding TauD/TfdA dioxygenase family protein gives MTTTLNATPVAAQPFTITPFARLGAEITGLDLRLPVNNADFARIHQAHLDHHVVVFRDQKITPRQQIDFSRRFGPLQIHVLKQFLLPDHPEILIVSNIIENGQPIGLGDAGKFWHSDLSYKTLPSLGSMLYAQELPEEGGDTLFADMELAYETLPAELKRAIEGKKAVHSYTATYSRPKFGSHWRPQLTEQQLAEVQAVSHPVVRTHPETGRKALFVSEGFTTHIEGLPEAESRDILEALWAHSVRPEHIYRHQWQTGDMVFWDNRSLIHLATGCPAHLRRKLYRTTIEGDAPF, from the coding sequence ATGACCACAACGCTCAACGCCACGCCGGTTGCCGCGCAGCCATTTACCATTACGCCTTTCGCACGCCTCGGCGCGGAAATTACCGGGCTGGATCTGCGCCTGCCGGTTAATAACGCCGACTTTGCGCGCATTCATCAGGCGCATCTCGACCATCACGTGGTGGTGTTCCGCGACCAGAAGATCACGCCGCGTCAGCAGATCGATTTCAGCCGCCGCTTCGGGCCGCTGCAAATCCATGTGCTGAAGCAGTTCCTGTTGCCTGACCACCCGGAAATCCTCATCGTCTCGAACATTATTGAGAACGGCCAGCCGATTGGTCTTGGCGATGCCGGTAAATTCTGGCACTCGGATCTTTCGTATAAAACGCTGCCAAGCCTCGGCTCCATGCTCTATGCGCAGGAGCTCCCGGAGGAAGGCGGCGACACGCTGTTTGCCGATATGGAGCTGGCGTATGAAACGCTGCCCGCCGAACTGAAGCGCGCGATAGAGGGCAAAAAGGCGGTGCACTCCTACACCGCGACCTACAGCCGCCCGAAATTTGGCAGCCACTGGCGACCGCAACTGACGGAACAGCAGCTTGCCGAGGTGCAGGCGGTGTCGCATCCGGTGGTACGTACCCACCCGGAAACCGGGCGCAAAGCGCTGTTTGTCAGCGAAGGGTTCACCACGCATATCGAAGGGCTGCCGGAGGCAGAGAGCCGCGACATTCTGGAGGCGTTATGGGCCCACAGCGTGCGCCCGGAGCATATCTACCGCCACCAGTGGCAAACGGGCGACATGGTGTTCTGGGATAACCGTTCGCTGATCCATCTCGCGACCGGCTGCCCGGCGCACCTGCGCCGCAAACTCTATCGCACCACCATCGAAGGCGACGCGCCATTTTAA
- a CDS encoding ABC transporter ATP-binding protein, translating to MQNAQTNGPLLRLDALSLEYRTRESRVRAAHEVSFDVWPGDRFILLGPSGCGKSSLLKAIGGFLAPVSGTIRLEGDVVTKPGPERMMVFQEFDQLPPWKTVLENVMFPLVASRQASKAEARERAMHFLNKVGLAAFADALPHMLSGGMKQRVAIARALAMKPKILLMDEPFAALDALTRRHMQEELLELWEDAGFTLLFVTHSIEEALMVGSRILVLSPHPGQVRAEINCHQFGMNDAASPAFAQAARHIHDLLFPVNTTQPAKETRYGATAPRPSRVSA from the coding sequence ATGCAGAATGCACAGACCAATGGCCCGCTGCTGCGTCTCGACGCGCTGAGCCTGGAGTACCGCACCCGGGAAAGCCGCGTTCGCGCGGCGCATGAGGTCTCTTTTGACGTCTGGCCCGGCGACCGGTTCATCCTGCTCGGCCCGTCCGGCTGCGGCAAGTCGAGCCTGCTGAAAGCCATCGGCGGGTTCCTGGCACCCGTGAGCGGCACCATTCGCCTTGAAGGTGACGTTGTCACTAAACCAGGACCTGAGCGCATGATGGTGTTTCAGGAATTTGACCAGCTACCGCCCTGGAAAACTGTGCTGGAAAACGTCATGTTCCCGCTCGTGGCGAGCCGTCAGGCCAGCAAAGCCGAAGCGCGCGAGCGCGCGATGCACTTTTTGAATAAAGTGGGGCTTGCTGCCTTTGCCGACGCGCTGCCGCATATGCTCTCCGGCGGCATGAAGCAGCGCGTGGCCATCGCCCGCGCGCTGGCGATGAAGCCGAAAATTCTGCTGATGGATGAGCCGTTCGCGGCGCTGGATGCCCTGACGCGCCGCCATATGCAGGAAGAGTTGCTGGAACTCTGGGAGGACGCCGGCTTTACGCTGCTCTTCGTAACCCACTCTATTGAAGAAGCGCTGATGGTCGGCAGCCGTATTCTGGTGCTCTCGCCGCATCCGGGCCAGGTGCGCGCGGAGATCAACTGCCACCAGTTTGGCATGAATGACGCTGCAAGCCCGGCGTTTGCGCAGGCTGCCCGCCACATTCATGACCTGTTGTTTCCTGTTAATACCACCCAACCGGCGAAGGAGACCCGCTATGGCGCGACTGCCCCCCGTCCGTCCCGAGTATCAGCGTGA
- a CDS encoding ABC transporter permease, whose amino-acid sequence MARLPPVRPEYQRETALPGALPLDTPLPLTTRLWNQTWVRKTLLVILLLALWEGVARIQNNDLMLPGFWQTLRAFSEDMHSGELPEKIINSLGTLLKGYAIGSVLALVFSALAISTRLGRDLLSTLTAMFNPLPAIALLPLALLWFGLGQGSLIFVLVHSVMWPIALNTWSGFQSVPETLRMAGRNYGLNGPRLVLNILIPAALPSIISGLKIGWAFAWRTLIAAELVFGASSGDGGLGWYIFQNRNELFTDRVFAGLATVIIIGLLVEGLVFATLEKATVRRWGMQR is encoded by the coding sequence ATGGCGCGACTGCCCCCCGTCCGTCCCGAGTATCAGCGTGAAACCGCGCTCCCCGGCGCGCTGCCGCTGGACACGCCGCTGCCGCTCACCACCCGGCTGTGGAACCAGACCTGGGTACGCAAAACGCTGCTGGTCATTTTGCTGCTCGCCCTCTGGGAAGGCGTGGCGCGTATTCAGAATAACGATCTGATGCTGCCGGGGTTCTGGCAAACGCTGCGCGCCTTCAGCGAAGATATGCACAGCGGCGAGCTGCCAGAGAAAATCATCAACTCGCTCGGCACGCTGTTAAAAGGCTATGCCATTGGCAGCGTGCTGGCGCTGGTGTTCAGCGCACTGGCAATTTCCACACGGCTGGGGCGAGACTTGCTCAGTACGCTGACCGCCATGTTTAACCCGCTGCCCGCGATCGCCCTGCTGCCGCTGGCGCTGCTCTGGTTCGGGCTTGGTCAGGGGAGCCTGATTTTTGTGCTGGTGCACTCGGTGATGTGGCCGATTGCGCTCAATACGTGGTCGGGGTTTCAGAGCGTGCCGGAAACCTTACGGATGGCCGGGCGAAACTACGGGCTGAACGGCCCGCGGCTGGTGCTCAATATTCTGATTCCGGCGGCGCTGCCGTCGATTATCTCCGGGCTGAAAATTGGCTGGGCGTTCGCCTGGCGCACGCTTATCGCCGCCGAACTGGTGTTTGGCGCCTCAAGCGGCGACGGCGGGCTGGGCTGGTATATTTTCCAGAACCGTAACGAGCTGTTTACCGACCGGGTTTTCGCCGGGCTGGCGACAGTGATCATCATCGGGCTGCTGGTGGAAGGTCTGGTGTTCGCCACGCTGGAAAAAGCCACGGTGCGCCGCTGGGGAATGCAACGTTAA